Sequence from the Thermococcus sp. CX2 genome:
CCGTAATCGAGGGCCAGGTCGCTCAAAGCTGGGATGTCATCAACAACGCCCAGTCCGGTGGTTCCTGCTATCCCGACTATCCCGATAGTGCCCTCGGTTATTTTAGCTTCGACGTCCTTAACATCAACCGAGTAATCATCCTTCAACTCGGCCCAGACAAGCTTGACGCCGAGCATCTCGCTTGCCTTGAGGAAGGAGAAGTGGGCGCTCCTTGGGAGGATAAGCTCCGGCTTTTCGACGTCGGCGAGGTTGCGGAAGGCCCTCACGGCCAGGATGTTTGCCTCTGTTCCTCCAGAGACGATGTTCCCGTAGCCCTTCTCGAGTCCCAGGAGACTGGAGAGCATCTCCACGGCTTCTTCTTCTATTTTCTGGCTTCCGACGTGAAGGCCCGGGTCGCCGAGGTTCCTGTCGATGTACTTCATGACAATTTTCTGGGCGAAGGGATGGGGATACGTGCACATTGAGCCGAGAATCCGCCCAGAACCAAAGGTTAAATCTTTCGCCGTTTTCTTCTCCAGCTCTGCCAGGACCTCTTCTTCACTCGCGCCTATTTTTGGGAACATGCTCTCACCAGCCCGGAACTACTTTAATCAATTCAATTTAAGCTTTTGCCTTTTTGATGTAGGTCTTAAAGAACAGGGGCGTCGTCAGTGCAGTGAGCATCGAGACGACTATGACGCTCGCGAAGATGGTCTGATCGATGAGCCCTGTGTTGAGGCCGAAGGTGAGTATCGCCAGCTCTAGGCTTCCCCTTCCGCCCATACCAATACCAACGAGGATTGAATCCTTCCAGCTCAGGCCGAAGAGTCTGCTCCCCAGCCCACAGCCGATGAGCTTTCCAAGGACCGCCGCCAGGTAAAGCGTTCCTATCAAGGCCAGGCTGATGCCCGCTAACGGCGGGTTGAACATCAGTCCGACGTAGATGAAGAACAGCGGTATGAAAAACTCCGTGAGGACAACTTGCAAGTCCTCTATCAGCTCATTGAGCTTTATTCTCGTAACGACAAGGGGGTCCTTCCTCTCGCGAAGTCTGCTTATCGTGAGTCCCGCTAGGTATGCTCCTATTATTTGGTTAAGACCGACCTTCTCGGCTATTATCGCCAGAGCGAACGTCAGTATGAGTGTGAATGTGAAAAATACGTTGAGGTTCTTGACTATCGAGTAGAACCAGTGGGAGCGTTTGAAAACGAGTTCGGAGATTAGGAGTATTATTGCTATGAACAGGAATATCTTGATGGTCAGTATCCCGAGGGAACGGGCGTCCAAGCTACCCTTGGTCATCGCTGTGATGATGCCTATGAGGTAAACCGCGAGTATGTCATCGACGAAGGCTGCACCCATGAGGATGGACGAGATCTCTCGTTTAACGCGCTCTTTGACGAGGATACCGCTTGTGACTTCTATAGCAGTGTTTCCGAGAGTGACTCCAACGAAAATCGCCGCTGAGGTGCCCTTCTCGAAGAACTCCACCGTAGCGAAGCCGAGGATGAAGGAGAAAGCCACGCCAAGGACTGCAACTATTACAGCTTTTTTGGTGTTCTGGGCTATCGCCGAGAAGTTGCTGGTGAGACCCATGTAGAGCATCATCATTATCAGCCCGAACTCCGCCAGAACGCTGAGCTCGGAAGTCGGCTCTATGAGTCCGAGGACGAATGGCCCCAGCATTATTCCGGTCAGGACGTGGGCTATGATGGGATGTATCTCCACCCTCTCAAAGAGCCACTCGATGCTCTTTGCTGTGACGAGTAGAATGGCAAGGGCCGCCAGAAAGTCCACATCATCCCCTCCTTGCAATCAGGGCGCCTATTATCCAGAGAACCATCAGGACTACTGCGAGAACCATCGCAAGTGTTGCCCCTCTGCCAGTGCCGAAGACTATCGGAATCGGGCCTATCATTATAACTCCGCCGCCCTCGACCTCGGCCTCTCCACCTACGCTCAGCAGGGTTCCAATAAAGACTAGGAAGAAGCCTAGGAATATCATGCCCATTCCAAGAGCTATGAGCAGGGTTCCCTTCTCCATACATTAGGGGCTTCTCCTTTGGCTTTTTAAAGCTTTAACCCAAAGAATTAAAATGGAGCCCTCCAATCATTTAACATGCTCGTGCTTGTTGACCTCGACGACACTCTCTGCAACACCTGGGATGCTGGAAAGTACACACTCATTCGCCTGATACCTTTCCTTCTTAAACGGAG
This genomic interval carries:
- a CDS encoding DUF131 domain-containing protein; this encodes MEKGTLLIALGMGMIFLGFFLVFIGTLLSVGGEAEVEGGGVIMIGPIPIVFGTGRGATLAMVLAVVLMVLWIIGALIARRG
- a CDS encoding cation:proton antiporter, which codes for MDFLAALAILLVTAKSIEWLFERVEIHPIIAHVLTGIMLGPFVLGLIEPTSELSVLAEFGLIMMMLYMGLTSNFSAIAQNTKKAVIVAVLGVAFSFILGFATVEFFEKGTSAAIFVGVTLGNTAIEVTSGILVKERVKREISSILMGAAFVDDILAVYLIGIITAMTKGSLDARSLGILTIKIFLFIAIILLISELVFKRSHWFYSIVKNLNVFFTFTLILTFALAIIAEKVGLNQIIGAYLAGLTISRLRERKDPLVVTRIKLNELIEDLQVVLTEFFIPLFFIYVGLMFNPPLAGISLALIGTLYLAAVLGKLIGCGLGSRLFGLSWKDSILVGIGMGGRGSLELAILTFGLNTGLIDQTIFASVIVVSMLTALTTPLFFKTYIKKAKA